A genome region from Glycine max cultivar Williams 82 chromosome 5, Glycine_max_v4.0, whole genome shotgun sequence includes the following:
- the LOC100793945 gene encoding uncharacterized protein, which translates to MAVVAVSHSSAPPTFNLNKSPKFPPSPISATFPIPNSATSTSRIFCRATNSRTDPVKNKNNKKKKRKKTSDESLPQMNPNDDFQVLNDFPLQNGPDTSDAPIHYPSMPLPEPPAGFVLDDNGNVLHASPNRLITVVDPTNNLPLECVIRRVFKSSERDECMLLCPVDTPVQILKSTKADGWSAISDEEVESILPAAAYALAKIHMHLVYSGYCYTARGGFCYTEEDIFDFHTDDGKGVDGLPTEGVEITSFDQEGARYMIYTPSDPLLFVAMKGENGMLYIADDDLLEDPAVIDAIDEETEFNALVEEEAALIEAMMHER; encoded by the exons aTGGCAGTAGTAGCAGTGTCTCATTCATCAGCACCACCCACTTTCAACTTGAACAAGTCTCCCAAATTCCCTCCCTCCCCAATCTCTGCTACCTTTCCAATCCCTAACTCCGCCACTTCCACTTCCAGAATTTTCTGCCGCGCCACCAATTCACGCACCGACCCcgtcaaaaacaaaaacaacaagaagaagaagcgcAAGAAGACTTCCGACGAATCCCTCCCTCAAATGAATCCCAACGATGATTTCCAAGTTCTGAACGATTTTCCCCTCCAAAATGGCCCCGACACTTCCGATGCTCCTATCCATTATCCTTCCATGCCGTTGCCCGAACCGCCAGCTGGATTCGTCTTAGACGATAACGGCAACGTTCTCCACGCTTCCCCAAATCGACTTATCACTGTC GTTGATCCTACCAACAACCTTCCGTTGGAGTGCGTGATTAGGAGAGTCTTCAAAAGTTCCGAGAGAGATGAATGTATGTTGCTCTGCCCTGTTGACAC GCCTGTCCAAATATTGAAGAGCACAAAAGCTGATGGATGGTCTGCT ATCAGTGATGAGGAAGTTGAATCTATTCTGCCTGCCGCAGCTTATGCACTTGCCAAGATACACATGCATCTTGTTTATAGTGG GTATTGTTATACAGCACGTGGTGGTTTTTGCTACACAGAAGAAGACATATTTGACTTCCACACAG ATGACGGCAAGGGAGTAGATGGCTTGCCAACTGAAGGTGTAGAAATTACATCTTTCGATCAG GAAGGTGCCCGCTACATGATTTATACACCATCTGATCCACTTCTTTTTGTTGCTATGAAG GGTGAGAACGGGATGTTATACATTGCTGATGAT GATCTACTTGAGGATCCTGCTGTCATTGACGCCATAGATGAGGAGACCGAATTTAATGCCTTGGTG GAAGAAGAAGCTGCACTTATAGAAGCAATGATGCATGAAAGATAA
- the LOC100783335 gene encoding uncharacterized protein isoform X2: protein MTMSGPEEHGSMSLMGSLRVIELQLVAFALVFSASGLVPLLDLAYSALISIYLMLLGRFAFPSHGCAPGPMFHESGLFQVYVVVGTTVGLFLPLAYVLGGFGRGDKQAVRSASPHLFLLAFQILTENVISSFSLFSPPVRAMVPLMYTVRRIFVDIGWIHDVCLNKTLPPYANLKVNRNSSLSPQKGNHLKSQCSHEVVLVPFSLDKVHQVINRCLVSPEKICFLFNNDSTCIINNFPR from the exons ATGACCATGTCGGGTCCTGAAGAACACGGAAGCATGAGCTTAATGGGTTCGTTACGTGTGATAGAGCTGCAGCTAGTGGCATTCGCGTTGGTTTTCTCAGCAAGTGGTCTTGTCCCTCTACTCGATTTAGCTTATTCGGCCCTTATCTCCATCTACCTAATGCTACTTGGGCGTTTTGCGTTTCCGTCGCATGGGTGTGCGCCGGGCCCGATGTTCCACGAAAGTGGGCTTTTCCAAGTGTACGTGGTTGTGGGCACGACGGTGGGCCTGTTCTTGCCGCTGGCCTACGTGCTTGGTGGGTTTGGGAGAGGGGACAAGCAGGCGGTGCGGTCGGCGAGCCCACACTTGTTCTTGCTGGCGTTCCAAATACTGACGGAGAATGTGATAAGTAGCTTCTCGCTGTTCTCGCCACCAGTGAGGGCCATGGTGCCCTTGATGTACACTGTGCGGAGGATCTTTGTGGATATTGGTTGGATACATGATGTGTGCCTCAACAAGACTTTGCCCCCATATGCAAACCTCAAG GTGAATCGTAATTCGAGTCTCTCTCCCCAAAAAGGAAATCATCTGAAAAGTCAATGTTCTCATGAAGTAGTTCTGGTACCTTTCAGCTTGGATAAAGTTCATCAAGTTATTAACAGATGTCTTGTTTCTCCCGAAAAGATTTGCTTTCTGTTTAACAATGACTCaacatgtataataaataattttccacGATAA
- the LOC100783335 gene encoding uncharacterized protein isoform X1 produces MTMSGPEEHGSMSLMGSLRVIELQLVAFALVFSASGLVPLLDLAYSALISIYLMLLGRFAFPSHGCAPGPMFHESGLFQVYVVVGTTVGLFLPLAYVLGGFGRGDKQAVRSASPHLFLLAFQILTENVISSFSLFSPPVRAMVPLMYTVRRIFVDIGWIHDVCLNKTLPPYANLKDKAWFWFGRVLAVANLVYFSINLFGFLIPRFLPRAFMRYFQERGEIYAKLVEEKRYVNVVNNKSHPPDKK; encoded by the exons ATGACCATGTCGGGTCCTGAAGAACACGGAAGCATGAGCTTAATGGGTTCGTTACGTGTGATAGAGCTGCAGCTAGTGGCATTCGCGTTGGTTTTCTCAGCAAGTGGTCTTGTCCCTCTACTCGATTTAGCTTATTCGGCCCTTATCTCCATCTACCTAATGCTACTTGGGCGTTTTGCGTTTCCGTCGCATGGGTGTGCGCCGGGCCCGATGTTCCACGAAAGTGGGCTTTTCCAAGTGTACGTGGTTGTGGGCACGACGGTGGGCCTGTTCTTGCCGCTGGCCTACGTGCTTGGTGGGTTTGGGAGAGGGGACAAGCAGGCGGTGCGGTCGGCGAGCCCACACTTGTTCTTGCTGGCGTTCCAAATACTGACGGAGAATGTGATAAGTAGCTTCTCGCTGTTCTCGCCACCAGTGAGGGCCATGGTGCCCTTGATGTACACTGTGCGGAGGATCTTTGTGGATATTGGTTGGATACATGATGTGTGCCTCAACAAGACTTTGCCCCCATATGCAAACCTCAAG GATAAGGCGTGGTTTTGGTTTGGCAGGGTTTTGGCAGTGGCTAACCTGGTATATTTCTCCATCAATCTCTTTGGGTTCTTGATACCAAGGTTCCTGCCAAGGGCTTTTATGAGATATTTCCAAGAGAGGGGAGAGATTTATGCCAAGCTAGTTGAAGAGAAGCGATATGTGaatgtggtcaacaataaatcCCATCCACCGGACAAGAA GTGA